In the Arachis hypogaea cultivar Tifrunner chromosome 20, arahy.Tifrunner.gnm2.J5K5, whole genome shotgun sequence genome, GATAGAGTTTCGAGTCGGCCACAGATTCAAATGCTGAGATGCAGTGATGCagggtgtgaagaactacagtattcgCAGGAGTGCTGAGTATCGGGTGGTCGAATCGGACCGATTAAAGTATCATGTGCAATGCCGTCAAGTTGAAAATGGCTGTCCATGGAGTCTTCGTGTTGCCCTTCGATAGAATCTCAGATACTGGTGAGTTCAAGTTTAATTGAGGTGTACTTACTCATTTATGGTTGCCATATATTAAGTAGTTTTGAACCATGGATGAAACATGGCTATTTTATTTCGTCAAGGAGGTCCGAAGGGTTGGTGGAGTGCACACTTGTTTAACACCCACCATGTCTCAGGACCATCTACAGTTGGATAGCAGTCTCATCTGCAAGGTCATCTTGCCGTTGATACAGTCCAACTCCTCTGTCAGCATCCTTGTCCTGCAAGGTGCGGTCCGATAGAGCTATCACTTCAAACTCTCCTACAGAAAGGTGTGGATGGTGAAGCAGAAGACAATTGCTTAGATCTACGGagattgggaggagtcatacaacAAGGCATCGAAACTACTTCAAGCGTTGCAGAGTTGTTTCCCGGGAACTATTTATGAGCTATGGGCCGTACCGTACTATGATGTTCACCTTCTGGTCCACGACTGTAGCATGTTTGATAAAGTATTTTGGGCTTTTCCATCTTGTATTGAggctttcaagcattgcaagccatTTGTTTCCGTCAATGGCACGCATCTGTATGGTAGATATGGTGGGGTGTTGCTTATTGCGGTGGCACAAGACAGCAACAACAATATCCTGCCTATTGCTTTTGTCATTGTGGAGTCCGAGAGTACCGAGTCATGGTCGTTCTTCCTTACTAATCTAAGACACTATGTCACCCCACAAGAAGGTCTACTGGTTATCTCTGATAGATCGTAGGCCATCAAGGGTGCACTCAGTGCCGATGATAGTAGTTGGCACATCTTCCTCGGGCGTTCAACGCTTACTGTATTAGACACATGGCCACGAACTTCATGACTCGTTTTAAGTCAGCCGAAGGCAAGAGATACCTTATAAATACCGCTTACAATCCAAGCAAGGCTGGGTATGAGTGGTACATGGATGCGTTAAGAGGAGTGTCCCTGGGGATGGCGAATTGGCCTGATCATTTCAACAAAGAGATATGGCTGCAACACTGTGACAATGGTCGGTGGTTTGGTCACATGAGAACAAATCTGTCGGAGTACATCAATACAGTTCTCAAGGGTACACGATACTTGCCAATTTCTGCCTTCGTGCGTATCACGTACGAACGTTTGCAGAAGTTGTTCATCACAAAGTGCAAGGAGGTGCAATCACAGCTAGCTGCTGGAAACCGCTTCTCCTAGAGGCTGATGGCAGCCATTGAAAAGAACAGAGAAGGCATCCCGAAGATGCGTGTTACTCATTGTGATAGCCTCTAATCAGTAACATGATGTAGCATCTAGCGTACTGTCGGAGGGTCTTTGGGTCGTCCATTAGGGGCATCTGGCAAACACAGTCCCGTAGCCATACAAACTTCAGTGTGAATGACTCCTTCCTCTGCGCCACCTGCTGTGGAGCCACCGGAGGTCTGGCACCCAATAGCTGCTCTACCAACTACCACATCTCCATCTGGTACCACCTACCGAAGTCACAGAAGCACCCCCAACAGGGTTTCCGTGTACGCGTAGTCCTAGGTGGTACGCATTGTTCTGAAGGGTGATAGTGACCTCACTCCACGAGAGATGAAACGTGTAGGTCTCCAGACGCCATCGCTCCACGAATGCCGTAATCAGGGAATTGTCGAATGTGAAATCCCTGAGAGGCACCGTGTTGCCGAATCCAGCCTCCCTCAAATACAGGACAATAGCGTCGGGTGGAGAAAGGGTATGACTCACTTGTTGGGGCAGTAGAAGGCGATgcctctgaagaaaaaatatatattcacaattatcaataaataattttaaaacttttattggTTCTTTGAAGTTTAAGGGTCCTTATAATAtcactaaatttttaaataggtttctaatgttttttattatattcttacACTGTTTTTAGTTATAGTTAGatctttttagtataaaaaatattaaagttaaataaatatttttttataaattcaaaatatttataattaagagtataattagatatttagttacacatttttgagaaaaatattattttgttagttttaatatatttgatataaagaaaacataattataaaaagaATAGAGTTCCAAACTAATAATTATGTAGTAACAACCTAACACAAGTGAAATAAAATAGAGTTCCAAATTTTTACCAGTGACCTATTCCTAAGGATACAAGCTATATTTTAGTTCTTGGCGACTACCCTAACCATGGCCACATACACATATATATCTATATGGGATTGCATAAAATTCAACACAACAGAACTAACTGCAAAGTCAGCTGCCCCGGTGTAATGCGAGTCTCGTTCATCATGTTGATGTCTCTATCGTTACCAGCTGCGCGCGCCATCGTCGTATTTATCGGTAATATGGTCAGAAAGGGgtaaaagagaggagaaagtggTTGAAAAGTTCAAATTGAGGCCCAGTCAAATGCTGTTAACGAGTTATATTTATAGCCGTCACCCAGccctatctcgtttacactgtaaacgagatacgtgtaaaattatctcatttacagtgtaaacgagattgtaaacgagataagagaggcTAACAAATTTCggtaataacttttaaaattatttaatttagtatttattacatttatttaatttattaaaataaacaatCCGATGATAACATTACTTGAATTAGCAGGTATGTGACTCGTCTCTATCAGATTGAAATAGGTAATTATCCGATTCAGTGCGAGGTGAATTTTTAACAAGGCGTAATCTTAAGTGAGACAGAattagatttaaaaaatattcaattttatcaacccaatattattattattattattattattattattattattattattattattatgttgttgttgttgttgttattgttgttgtattatttttatatttttagtttaatttatgttatgtatgtatcatggttatataaattttaaattttaattttgtttactaAATTTTAACCTGCGTTTGTTTATAAGAacaggataagataagaaatCGAAAACAAGACATAAAAGAAAGAGTCAAAGAATTtggtgttcttgtattttgtgatCAGTGATCATTATACTCACTCAGATGATACTATTTTAGAGGTGCAAATTTTTTACAAGGTATTTATTGGAGATTTTATTTGTATACAATGTTCATTTTACATACAAAAgagataattgttcttatttcaaatccattattatattttattttacatacaaAAAAAATGAATGTTCATTTTATATACAAAATGGATGGCTGTTCTTGTTGCAAATCcattattatattttagtttacaaacaaaaaaaaaaccgatGTTCATTCTATATGCAAAAGGGATGATTGTTCTTGTTGCAAATCCAATGAGAATTGGTTGGGCAACAATGGTGCTGATAGGGTTTTCAGGAGAGACAGTAATAGCAGatgattaaaaatttgaaaaggtAATATAAAAGAGTTTTTTGTTACTTGATTggggtaaaattttttttatcttcgaTGGACCAAAAAATCAGCTGTTGTTCACGTTTGTTCAGATTTTTTGTTATCTATCTAGCGGAGTcgaaaaattatagatattaaattaagtaaaataattttgaattattatCTCTTGGAAAAAATTTAAAGCTAAACAATTGCACATTATTGTGCCTTTTATTCAAATACATACTTAAAGTTCGAAAAAAAAGAGTACTTTCTAATATTCTTTAATAGTTATAAATATAGATGGTAATGGATTTCTGTAGAGGCAGatttttgtttaataaaatgTCTCTTATTTCTCCTCCATCTTTATTATGGATCTCTGTTTATTTCACCTTGCGAGAGAAGCGGATACGCACAAGTATTTCGCGCGTATTCATAGATAattggatattattattttttttaaaaaaaataaacacaaccataataaaatctaatatatcaaatcaaatataatttaaatacaaatttaacgtAATAACATACgcataaaatttttaacatgtaaattaaataaaataaattaaagttatttacataacttatatatataacatttaagTAAATTTGTTTTCACGAATCCCCGTGGAATAGATATTTCAATCCCCACCTCTATCCCTACAAAGTAACACCCTTCATCCCTGAAGAAGTTATAACCAACCCCTAATATCTCTCTCTCCACTTGTAGAAGAGAGATCCCAACAGCCCCTAGATAAAGGGACAGTTATCCACCATTagaagtggaactacttcaacAGTAGTTATTGgctcatcacctataaatacactgacacccctcaggtatactTAAGTCCAATACACTTAAAACCTACCAAGACCCTTGTTgatttaggcatcggagtgttttgcaggtaccacccccatctcCTCACAAACAACTCGGACGATGGCTGCTTGACGCATGTTAAGTCGAAAACCATCCCACTGAGAGCTTGGACCTTATATTCAGGCCCAACATATGAtccagtttcaggtaatcctTGGAACATTGGCATCGTTGTCGGGAACTTGGGAATCAGCACTCTATGGCGGACGATCACCCAGAAGACGGACATACAACGTCTGAATCGGATCCAGAATACCAAGACATGATCAACAATGACCAAGCCCTTGTGGTACCTCCTCCAAGGACGGAGGAACCGCATGGTGAAGGCACGTTGGGCGATCATCACCACAGAAGAATTCCTTCTGAGGTCCACCACTCGGAAGGAGAAAACAAACCCCATTCCACCGACCTTATAGGGCTGTTACATAGACATCATGGCCGACTCGAACAGCTAGAGCAAAAGTTAGAGCGACAGCGGGAGGCAGCGAGAAACctgagaagagaaattaaatggcgaagagagctagaagaaaagctcttaaagttagaatctgACCTCCGAGGCAGGAATTCACGCACAACTCGGGAAGACATCCCGTTGGCAGGAGAAGATCCTTTCACCGAAGACATCATGCGGGCGAGAGTTCCTATAAACTTCAAAAGCCCAGACATGAATCTGTATGATGGGACGACTGACCCGAGGCACCACCTAAGTAACTTCAAAAGTCAGATGTACTTGACTGACGCCTCAGACGCTACTCGCTGCAAGGCCTTCCCGACAACCTTAACAAAGTCGGCCATAAAATAGTTTGACAGTCTTCCACTTAGGTCGGTTACTAGTTTTGATGACCTTGTGCGAAAATTTCTTACACGGTTttcaattcaaaagaacaaggTCAAGCACGCACCCAGTCTACTTGGAGTCAAATAGGAAGTCAGCGAATCCCTTAGAgattacatggagagattcaacaaggcatgtttgGAAATCCAAGACTTACCCATTGAAGCAGTAATAATGGGATTGGTCAATGGTCTCACGAAAGGTCCCTTTTTTCAGTCTATCTAAAAAAGACACCCGACCTCattaagtgatgtacaagaacgagatgaaaagtacatcaatatagaAGAAAACGCCAGGCTACGAGAATCAACTTGGCAATTAGGACAGCTGCAACAAGCccgagaaaaggaaaagggacccgagaagaaagaagaatatgACTCGGAGAAACCTACGGGGTATCACAACTACACCCCGATACAAGTTTCTCTAGTGAATGTCTACAGATAAATTTGTCATACCGAGAAGCTCTCCCCCACGTCCGATCAAAAATAAAAAGCGAGAAAGTCGCAATGAGTATTGCGAGTACCACAAGTTATATGGACATTCtacaaacgactgttacgacctaaaaatgtgatagaaaaactgGCTAGAGAAGGTCAGTTAGATAAATATCTCAAGAAAAGGTCGGACTGTCATGGAAAGAGGAAGAGAGATGACGAAGAAGTCGGTCGAAGAGGGAAGCCCCCACCAATTCCTGAgcgacatgtccacatgatagtAGGAGGCTTCGCCGGCGGAGGAGTAACAAAGTCGGTTTGAAAGAGATATTTGAAGAAGGTCTATTACGTCGGAGAAGAGACCCTCGACCTCCCAACCATCTCTTTCACAAAAGAGGATGCGCAGGGAATTGCATCTGGGCATGATCATCCCGTAGTAATTACTATGATACTTTCCAATGCAAACTTACATAGGACTttggtagaccaaggaagttcAGCCGACATACTGTTTAAGCCTGCATTCGACAAGCTAGGATTGGAAGAAAAGGAATTGAAATCCTACCCAGATACCTCTTTCGGGCTAGGGGATACGCCGATTAGACCATTAGGGTTCATCTCCTTATATACTACCTTTGAAAAGGGATCCTAAACA is a window encoding:
- the LOC112786209 gene encoding uncharacterized protein, with the translated sequence MSQDHLQLDSSLICKVILPLIQSNSSVSILVLQDWEESYNKASKLLQALQSCFPGTIYELWAVPYYDVHLLVHDCSMFDKVFWAFPSCIEAFKHCKPFVSVNGTHLYGRYGGVLLIAVAQDSNNNILPIAFVIVESESTESWSFFLTNLRHYVTPQEGLLVISDRS